The following coding sequences are from one Bacteroidota bacterium window:
- a CDS encoding RsmD family RNA methyltransferase, whose amino-acid sequence MNAETDFNPEEWVSWVLEHENEDTSSLALRYAGKKNLPLKALLHQIKGRRIAKQKLPSWYQFPTIFYPDSTIIEQCSSEATALLKATFVKGKKVADLTGGLGVDSWAFAQEAASVIFCEPDPSRCEAARKNFTILGLRNIEIVCSDAESMLQHKSLEGIDLIYLDPSRRSEGGNKVFRLKDLRPDVLSLKEALLAQSTEVMIKLAPMLDISEGLKQLPETYRVDIISWKGECRELLFHLKKGFHHQQLYCHDAGINENPFVFSLTEERDANLPVAVPGPWIYEPNAAVRKSEPGKVFAGNFM is encoded by the coding sequence ATGAACGCCGAAACGGATTTTAACCCTGAAGAATGGGTTTCATGGGTACTGGAACATGAAAACGAAGACACATCATCACTCGCTTTGCGTTATGCGGGAAAGAAAAATCTACCCTTGAAAGCCCTTCTCCACCAGATAAAAGGACGGCGTATAGCAAAGCAGAAACTCCCATCGTGGTATCAATTTCCCACTATTTTTTATCCGGATTCCACCATCATTGAACAATGCTCTTCAGAAGCCACTGCCCTATTAAAGGCAACTTTCGTAAAAGGGAAAAAAGTAGCGGACCTCACCGGCGGACTTGGTGTAGATAGCTGGGCCTTCGCGCAGGAAGCAGCTTCTGTAATCTTTTGTGAACCGGACCCCTCACGGTGTGAAGCGGCACGAAAAAATTTTACAATACTTGGTCTCAGGAATATAGAAATCGTTTGCAGTGATGCCGAAAGCATGCTTCAGCATAAGTCATTGGAAGGAATTGATCTCATTTATTTAGATCCTTCCCGCAGAAGTGAAGGAGGAAATAAAGTCTTTCGGTTGAAGGACCTTCGTCCGGATGTATTATCATTGAAAGAAGCCCTGTTAGCGCAATCGACAGAAGTCATGATAAAGCTGGCTCCTATGTTGGATATCAGTGAAGGATTGAAGCAATTACCGGAGACGTACCGGGTGGATATTATTTCCTGGAAGGGAGAATGCCGGGAGTTGTTGTTTCATTTAAAAAAAGGATTTCATCATCAACAGCTATATTGTCATGATGCGGGCATTAATGAAAATCCATTTGTATTCTCATTGACAGAAGAGCGGGACGCTAATTTACCGGTTGCAGTACCGGGGCCATGGATCTATGAACCGAATGCGGCTGTCCGAAAATCGGAGCCTGGAAAAGTATTTGCAGGCAATTTCATGTAA
- a CDS encoding MmcQ/YjbR family DNA-binding protein — protein sequence MRIDELREYCLSKPFTEETMPFGDDVLVFKVAGKMFALISLSSPDTVNLKCDAVYASELRERYTEVQPGFHMNKKLCNPVSLQGSLEEKMIQSLIDHSYEEVFKGLPKRCRRSCADEGVEMTERNEMMFFCVRRLDLILLLAFGE from the coding sequence ATGCGTATCGACGAATTACGTGAATATTGTCTTTCAAAACCATTTACTGAAGAAACGATGCCCTTTGGCGATGATGTATTGGTTTTTAAAGTGGCCGGAAAAATGTTTGCCCTCATCAGTTTATCCTCTCCGGATACGGTGAACCTGAAATGCGATGCCGTCTATGCTTCGGAACTGCGTGAACGTTATACGGAAGTGCAACCCGGATTTCATATGAATAAAAAGCTCTGCAATCCCGTTTCGCTGCAAGGAAGTCTGGAGGAAAAGATGATCCAATCTTTAATCGATCACTCTTATGAAGAGGTTTTTAAAGGGCTACCGAAAAGGTGCAGAAGGAGTTGCGCGGATGAGGGTGTGGAGATGACAGAAAGGAATGAAATGATGTTTTTCTGTGTTAGACGATTGGACCTCATTTTATTATTGGCGTTCGGTGAGTAA